The genomic stretch GGGCGAGCGAGAGGAGGCGGAAAAGCTTTGCGCCATCCTGCTGACGTTTAACGAGCTTCGCAACGCGGTAGCTCACCCTGAAATGAAGAAGACCGCAGCTGAGGTCGCCAAGTTGACGGCTGCATACAAGGCGCTCGTGCCGGACATGGGCCATGAGCCCACAGTGGCTGAGATCGCTCAAGGTGCCGTGGCATTCATGGGCGATGGCATTCTTCCGCATGAGCTTGAGGAGATCGTTGGGAAGCTTGATCATCTGGTGCACGACGAGATGCCTGCGGCGCTCGGGAGAAGACCGACCGCTACAGAGGTTGGCGACGCGTCAAAAAAATGAGCGGCAAGGAGTCAAAAGAACACCATTGGTGGCCGGTAGGCCTCCAGAGCTATTGGGCAGACCGGAATGGCGATGTCTCTTGGATTATGCCGGACGGCTCGATTGAAAAAAAGCGCTTCCGCAACGGCAAGATTGGTCAAAAGCGTCGCGGTCACACCCTTCTCAGAGGGAGCGCTTGGAAGACGAATTTCGAAGGCGAGTTCTCGATCGACAACAAGGTTCATGATATTGTCGAGGTGCTAATCGCACTTGTGCCCGATGGTATCCATCCATTGGAAATGAGGCAAGGTTTCCTTGAGGATCAGCTTAACCGCGATCTCAGAGATGGCTCGGTTCATTTGAACAGCTCGGCGCGATTGCTAAGTGGAGCGTTTGCCGGTTTCATGCCGCTGCGAGAAGCGGCCGGTCGAAATAAACCTGATCGGGTGTCCTGCGGTCAAGCGACGAGTGCGGGCGTCGTCCATTGTAGAATGCCAGATAACGGCCGATCGAGCCGCGGGCCTCGCTGACCGAGCCATATGCCCGCAGGTAGACCTCCTCGTATTTCACAGAACGCCATAGCCGCTCTACGAACACGTTGTCGCGCCAGGCGCCGCGACCGTCCATGCTGATCGCGATTCTCTCGCGCTGCAGGACGGCGATGAACGCCATGCTGGTAAATTGGCTGCCCTGATCGGTGTTGAAGATTTCCGGCGCCCCGAAGCGCGTAAGCGCTTCCTCCAAAGCCTCGATGCAAAAATCGGTCTCTAGCGTGATCGACAGCCTCCAGCTGAGCACCCGCCGGCTGAACCAGTCGACGATGGCGATAAGGTAGACGAAGCCGCGCGCCATCGGGATGTACGTGATGTCGGTCGCCCAGACTTGATTGGGCCGCGTTACCGCCACCTTGCGAAGCAGATACGGATAGATCTTGTGCCCCGGTGCCGGCTTCGAGGTGTTTGGCCGCCGATAGATTGCCTCGATCGCCATCTTCTTCATCAGCGTCGATACGTGCAGCCGGCCGACCTTTATGCCTTCGGCGGCAAGCAGGTCGCGCAGCATCCGGCTACCCGCGAATGGGAAATCCATGTGCAATGCGTCGATCCGCCGCATGAGGGCAAGGTCGGCAGCCGAGGTCGGCCTTGGCAGATAATAGACGCTGCCGCGGCTGATCCCCAACTCGCGCACTTGCCGCGTCACTGGCAACGCGTGCGAACGGTCGATCATCGTTTTGCGCTCGGCAACAGTCCTGCTTTGCCGAGCGCCCCGGACAAAAAATCGTTCACCAGCGTCAACTCGCCGATCTTGGCGTGAAGCGTCTTCACGTCGATCGCAGGCTCGGCCGGCTCGCTATGGCCCTCCGATCCGAAAACTCCCGCCGCCCCTTCCAGCAACTGGCCGCGCCACGTCGTGATCTGGTTCGGGTGAACGTCAAACTGCTGCGCCAACTCGGCCAGCGTCTTCTCGCCCTTCACAGCAGCCAAGGCCACCTTCGCCTTGAAGGCCGGGCTGTGGTTCCGGCGTGTTCGTTTCGTCATCTGATCTCCTGTTCGACGCCATGCTGGCCGCCTTCAGGCAGAAACTCCACTTAACAGCCTGTGCAAATTTGCCGAGCCACCTCTTTCTGGCGTAGATTGAATTTTTTAGACGCGAGCTCTCAAGGCGTCTCACGCCTCCGGCATGACTGCGCTCTCACGCCGCGAATCGCGGCGCCGAGTCGCTCTGCGGCGTCTCGGCCCATCGGGTTTTGATCGCTGACGCGGGCCGATCCTGCGGATCGTTGGCCGGCGGATGCCGGCAGCGGAACGCGGGGGCGGTGCGCGCACTCGCGCACGCCTACGGCGACACCAGGGCGCGCATGTTGTTGGTGCCCGCGTAGCACACTTGCCCGGGCGGGAGGCACGGGCGGCGGCTGGCGCACGGGCTGGCGCGCGCACGCCGCCCGCGCGGTCCGCCCGGTTGCAAGGGCGCGGTTTTGGTCCGGGCGCCGGTGGCGCCCGGCAGCGCGGTTGCGCTGACAGGATGGTCGCCGCGCTGAGGCGCGGCGGCGTTGGTGCGCCGGCACGCGGAAAGGGCGGGGGGAGCGTCGCTCGCCTCTAGTCCTGCCGCGGCATGCCGCAAGCCGGGCGGTGCCCGGCTCCTCCTCTGATGAGGTGGGACGGCTGCGGGATACCATCAGTTGCTGATTCGCAGCATGACAGGAGGAACGGAGATGGAGATCGCAACGATCGGTTTGGATATCGCGAAGCACGTGTTCCAAGTGCACGCGGTGGATGCGGCGGGCACGGTAGTGCTCCGCAAGCGCTATTCTCGAGCGCAGCTCGTTCGGCTATTCGAAGAGATCCCGCCATGCCTCGTTGGGATCGAAGCGTGCGGCACGGCGCATTACTGGGGTCGCCATCTCCAGTCGCTCGGCCACGATGTTCGCCTCATGCCGGCGCACTACGTGAAGCCCTATGTGAAGCGCGGCAAGAACGATGCGGCCGACGCGGAGGGTATCTGCGAAGCGGTGACCAGACCGACCATGCGCTTTGTGCCGATCAAGGCGCCGGACACACAGGCGCTGGCCTTGATGCATCGGCTGCGGACCCAGTTTGTCGGTCAGCGCACCGCCATGTTGAACGCCCTTCGCGCCGGGATGGCCGAGTTT from Sphingomonas hengshuiensis encodes the following:
- a CDS encoding IS3 family transposase (programmed frameshift), encoding MTKRTRRNHSPAFKAKVALAAVKGEKTLAELAQQFDVHPNQITTWRGQLLEGAAGVFGSEGHSEPAEPAIDVKTLHAKIGELTLVNDFLFRGARQSRTVAERKTMIDRSHALPVTRQVRELGISRGSVYYLPRPTSAADLALMRRIDALHMDFPFAGSRMLRDLLAAEGIKVGRLHVSTLMKKMAIEAIYRRPNTSKPAPGHKIYPYLLRKVAVTRPNQVWATDITYIPMARGFVYLIAIVDWFSRRVLSWRLSITLETDFCIEALEEALTRFGAPEIFNTDQGSQFTSMAFIAVLQRERIAISMDGRGAWRDNVFVERLWRSVKYEEVYLRAYGSVSEARGSIGRYLAFYNGRRPHSSLDRRTPDQVYFDRPLLAAA